The genome window AAGTTGGCAGGACTTGGTCATCATCAAACCCTGGACATAACTGAGTGTTCTGCAAGTAGCAAAGTTTAGATTTAATCTGCGTACAAAATGTACAaggatgcaaatatttctttgaTGCGATGTATGAGTTTGTGTGGTCGGTTGGGCTGCATTTCATAGCAAGTTCAGCCTTCAATGATACCACATCCAAATGCTACAGAGTTCACTCTTGTTGTTAGCCTTTTTCTTGTATGAATTTTGAATAACTCGAGCAACATCATCCAACCTAGCCATTTCCTGTTTTCGTTGCGAGGCTATACATGTTGATTACTGTCGATGAATTGGAGGTGTCGCTGTTGGACcgggtgtaccaagttaaaaatcacccaacaccaggttatagttaacaggtttatttggaagcactagttttcggagtgctgctccttcatcaggtggatgtggagatgaaggagcagcactccgaaaactagtgcttccaaataaacctgttggactgtaatctggtgttgggtgattttccAACTGATTACTATTGAGCTAGTCAAAATGTCCAGCTGACAAACTTGAGGATTGCTGGGAATGTGAATGTCTGTGAGACAAGATgtgttatttctttgtttgtgtGATACCTAAAGAATGGTACCTGATTTTGTGAAAACACTACATCTCTGTTTTGGGGCTTAGTCATATTTTTGAAATGGCTTATTTTTATGGAGTTTACAGTCCTAATCTGTTGTTCCATAATTCTGTTTGCTGCTTTGTAGACCCACTGCTTGCAAGACCTGAGACAGAACACAGCATTGACATCTAAAGTCTTCATTCAGAGAGACTACTCCAGTGGGACCGTGTGCCAGTTTCAGACTAAATTCCCTTCGGAGTTGGAGAACAGGGTAAGCTGGAACCATAACTTTGTTTCAAGACACATTGATGTTTCACAATAGGTGCGGGCCACAGTAAAGCCCATAGCTTTTATTGTCTTATTTCTTGATCACTACTCTCCCATGAAATTTCTGTTATCTCTTTTGTTTCTATTGTGTTATGTCTTGTACCTTCCTTTTGTTCCTGTCATCTTGTGCTATAAATCTGTTTTAGCTTGGTTTTTGGAGAAAGTTATGCCGAAATAATGTTCTCATTCATGAATCTGTCTTTACTGGAACCCAAAACTTTTTCCATGGTGACTATTTTATATTCATCATGCTCTCTTGATGGTAAGCATTTTCCCCCTCTGCCTACTGTATGCAAAGGCTGTAAACCATTCTACTTGTATTTAGAAGAAAGGTAGTTGAAAGAATGTACTAAAATAGAGGTTGCAAAAACTGTAGGTATTTCAATCTGGGAGATGGTGTGTCCTGTGTGGTGCCAAATATTGTTGTTTTACTCTATAAAGACAATTAAACCAATAGGTTTGGTATGCAGTTGAAATGTGCTGTAGTATGACTTTGACTACTGAATGAAAAACTGGTCATGTATTTTGCAGGAAAAATTAATTTCCTGTGGACTAACCGTGCTGCTTTAATGACAGAACTAAATCATGTCCATGCACTGGAAGAGGGAGGCTAGCAAAACCTGGCAGAGATAcatctatgctgaaaatgtgttgctggaaaagcgcagcaggtcaggcagcatccagggaacaggagaatcgacgtttcaggcataagcccttcctcagagaTACATCTATGTCACAGCTGAGGATTGTAGTTAGCAGTAGTGTTTGCACTGTCCCACTCATCTCCACAGTTTGTATCTTGGTTAATTGtaagaatagaaattgctggaaatacttaaCAGGTTGAGCAGCATCTACTGAGAAAAAAACGATAGCATTTCGGTGTGTGAAGTTTTGTCAGAATTCCTGCTGAGTTTCATGTTTTCAGTTCCAATTTTGTATTTGCCTTTTTCTTCATTCAGATGTTTCACTTGTGTGGAAACAGGAATATTTTTCGTAGCTGCATGAAATACTATTTGGGGAAACTGATCCCTCTCTGGGTAGGATCATTCTTAGCAAACCTTGCTTTCTGTTAATAGTAAAACCAAATGGCAATATTTGGTGCTGTTTCCTTCTGCCAGCTCCTAAACATAATAGTTACGCCACAAAGTACAATTTAGACAATTCCAGGCTCTCATATACTCACTCTTTAGTTCCCACAGGCTACAGAGGTGAGTGTGGACACAGTAGGTTCAGGATAGCTCTCAACTCTTAGCACAGTCTCACTATAGCAAACTGAATGGATAATTTAGGAAGTAGTGGGGGGAAAATTTAGAATGAATAGTGCTTGTTCAGGGTCAATATTTTTGGTTCAGGGTCATCAGTGCCTTGGTTCCCTGTGTTTATAATGCTGAATTGATTTTTCTATTCTGCTTTATAAGGTCTGACACTGGATGGTGAAATCTGCTTTGATAATATTGACAGAATGAGCTGGCATATTAGTACCAATTAGTGTGCTAGTGGTGCTTTCTATGGCTGCCTCACTTGGTTCTCTGGTCACAGATGTGGGGCTAGTTGTGAGTCTGCAATGTGAGCTTTTTCCCAAATGCTGGTAATCATGTACTCTTGTAGAAGTGAGAAttacatgcgcgcacacacaatGCTTCCTGTATCATATAAAAATCGGCTGTACTTGGGTGATTTTTCCTGATTATTTTCTTCGTGATGGATTTGGCAATAAGGGTTTTGGTTCTGGTTTTACTTGGGAGGTAAATTCTGAGAGGGAAGCCTGTGAAACTCCACTTCATCTGCATCAGTTCCCAGCCTGTTACGGAGCAGAGCTTGAATAAAAGTTGCCTTTATCATATTGCGTGTGATCTTTCATGTAAACACTGTCATCTCCACAGATTGATCGGCAGCAATTTGAAGAAACCATCAGGGTACTAAACAACCTTTATGCAGAGGCTGAGAAGGTTGGCGGACAGTCCTATGTGGAGGGCTGTTTGGCATGCTTGACTGCGTACACCATTTTCTTGTGCATGGAGACACATTACGAGAAGGTGAGTAGATTTTCTGCACAGCTCCACAAAACGATAAGACTGCTTCCAGCAAATTACAGTACTTTATTACTCCAATTTATATGGCACTAATGGAGTTGTAatccagaacctttttttttacacTCCAGCATCCAATAATGGTTGTAGTACGTACTGGAAATGTCAGTGATCCTTAAAATGTTGGATGCAATGATGGATACTGGAAAGAGAGGCAAACAATCTCAAAGACTTGAATTCTCTCATATTTGATCCAGTTATAAGgtttgatttgatgtattattgtcgcatgtacgAAGAGATAGtgtaaagtattgttttgtgtgctgacCAGACGAGTTGTACTGTACAGGGTTAAACAATAGAATGTGGAATATAGTGTTAACAGCTGCGGAGGAAGTGCAGCGAAAGATGAACTCCAATAGAGGAGAGATCCATTCTTAAGTCTATTAAGTGTGGAAGAGGTGTTCAgacttttctatgttctgctCAGTGGAAGAGAGTTTAACTGGTGTACGAGTGGTGTTCTTCTTTACTGAGGCAGTGGAAAGTGTAGACACAGACAGTGGAAGGAAGGTTAGTTTGCATGATGAATTGGGCAGCAAATATAAATCTAATTTCTTGCGACCATGTGCAGAGCAGTTATCATATCaagctgcaatgcatcttgatgGTAAAAAATGGTAAGAGTCCTGGGTCAGGATAGATGGTTTGTGAAATTAACTCAttggaacttgaagctcttgaccacctccacctcaacaTCATctatacagacaggggcatgtcctccactctgcttcctgtagtcgatgaccagctccttaGTTTTCCTAACATTGAGGTAGAGATTGGTGTCTTGTCAAAATGCTACTAAGCCATCTTTCTCTTTCgtgtactctgtctcatcattgtttgaaatATAATTGCATGTGTTCTTGATGTCATGGattgtatttttaatttattcagtatattcatcaaaatattttaattctgCACTTGAAAATATTTAGGTTGCATTGTGCATGTATCAAGTCCACTTGCCACATGGCATTGATTGTAGAGGTTGTAAGGTCAGATGATAAGATATGTATCATGCCTGGAATGCAGAATGACcagtattttttaaatgattgaaTAAGCAGCTTATCAAAGCAGTGTTCCTGTCAGAAAACTGCTCTATCAGGTCTACATTTTTTCAAAACCTACTGTTTACACGAGAGGCGGTTGTGTAATATTACCACCTTATCATTAATTGGGTTGACTGAAAACTGGGTCACTTCCAACTtgtgtttttcaaaataaatttgataAGGTGTAAGTATATGTTGAATTTATTTGCACTTATGAAAAGAGAACAAAAAATAGAGATTACATTTGGTTGCAGACCAAAACAATAGCTAGTCTGATCGCTGCAGATTCTGCCTAATCTGCTGCAGGTTTTCTCTCCTTGCAATATAGTTCTAGTGTTTGTGTTTTCTACCATCTGTTGTTCACAGACCCTTCTGGTTGTGCTCCAGGACAGTGGCTTGTTTGTTGTGTTAACTTCACATGGTGTGGATCAGCGGTATTAAAATAGCTGGATGGGCAAGCTGTTTAAGAACTTCTGGGCACGCTTTGTTGCATCAGTTTGTTGGATGGTCTGTGACTGTGGTCAGGGCCTTGAACAAAGCCTTTGCATGCAGTTTTCAAGTGCGTTCAGTGGTTGAAATATTCTATTCTTGTATGTGAAACCGGCTCACATTCTAGTGCTCAAAAAAAACCCTCTTGTCCCTCAGTTTACTGGTTATcatgcaagttttttttcccacagaaaATGTAACGTTAGTTACTGAAGAATTTCTTTTTATAATGGGAAATCTATGGAAATTGTGTTTTTCTAAAATTTCTGGTTCATTATATATTTCTGGTTCATCAAATAAGTTttccactgttggaaaattattGGGAACGCTGCAGCTCTTGACTGATGGTACTCATCTCTATTATGTGAAATGATATGCAGGATCTTAATAGGAGATGCAGATTCCCTTTATCAGCTGGTGAGTGTGTACAGGGCATAATCTTCTAAGAGAATATTGCAAATTGATTTTGAAAAATGGTCCAGCTTCTACCATTTTaaaggtggttcagtggttagcgctgctgcttcatagcgccagggagccaggtttggtTTCAcctttaggtgactgtctgtgtgaagtttgcattttctccctgtgtctgcgtggatttccttccacagtacaaagatgtgcagttaggtggattggacatgctaaattgtcaatagtgtccaggaatatgcaggtgaggtagattagcaatgggaagtacagggttacagggatgggtgtgggtctgggtgggatgcgtatcggagggttggtgaggacatGATGGACCGattggcctgctttcacaccaGGGTTTCTACAATTTTACTTCACTTTTTTGACTCATCTAGGATATGGAGGAGAGTTGAAAGAAATTGATACTGTTGCTTTTCTATCATTTGCTGTCCATAACTTCGTCATCAGTGAAGAGATAATAAACTTTAAACGTTTGCTGTGAATGCTTGGTCCATTAGCCCCACCTTTGTATCCATCATGTCTAAAATAAATGGGTTAAATTAGTTGATTTGTGTAGTCCtttatattttgtgtttgatgATTAGAACTGGACCACAAAAGAAAATCATTATTTTTTTTGAGCAAATGACCGGACAGAGAATGTGCGACAGGATTTGTATTAAgcagttttctttcttccttcaccTGATGCTGGCCTCTGCTGAGAACCCAATTCTAATTTTTGTATTTTCCCAATCCTGAACAATTTGAGAGAACATCACTCCTGATTGTTTTAGTCTTTAGTTCCCAATGCTTTTGCTATTGCCTTCTCAAGGGACTTGAAGATGAGCAACAGTTACTATCTTGACAGCGAAACCCACATttcatgaaagaatttaaaaaaatgtaagtaGTTGCAGTTGTGTTGCATGGTCACTTTTGTTTGGTCATTCATTATGCTTACAGAGATCTATGTCCAGAATTGATTTATTCACATAGGCCCTGTAATATGTTATCACCACTTTCGATTTTGACTGCAGGTGTTGAAAAAGATTGCCAAATACATCCAGGAACAGAATGAGAAGACTTATGCTCCACGAGGCCTCGTTATAGTCGATCCAATTGAAAGAGGATTGAGAGTTGTATCCTTTTTGCTTTCTCTGGTTTTGCATCTCCTGTTTTTCAATCCATCTTCTTAGCTGCTTTGCATGCT of Chiloscyllium plagiosum isolate BGI_BamShark_2017 chromosome 42, ASM401019v2, whole genome shotgun sequence contains these proteins:
- the LOC122543138 gene encoding golgin subfamily A member 7-like, with the translated sequence MAETHCLQDLRQNTALTSKVFIQRDYSSGTVCQFQTKFPSELENRIDRQQFEETIRVLNNLYAEAEKVGGQSYVEGCLACLTAYTIFLCMETHYEKVLKKIAKYIQEQNEKTYAPRGLVIVDPIERGLRVIEISIYEDRNFSSGR